The Gasterosteus aculeatus chromosome 8, fGasAcu3.hap1.1, whole genome shotgun sequence genome has a window encoding:
- the LOC120824386 gene encoding phosphatase and actin regulator 1 isoform X7, translated as MRSDSLVPGTHTPPIRRRSKFATLGRLFKPWKWRKKKSEKFKQTSAVLERKMSTRQSREELIKKGVLKEVYEKEGSSSALLQEVKMENGPSPVPDSSPSESEGTELMEGATAAVGSLKFQMLKEGPCQQDQGQKPTKKSPVYAADGAESTLSRPPTLHKQPPAPPPKPFNRLPNHLADGAPVRLPCMSAKLSPPLPPKKLMISIPAGSTEPSSLAFQKCPPPSHAPVGGHSLQYGVVGLPLHPPSRIIEELNKTLALTMQRFESSLMHAVPAGMIDCNNDKENLPVGADYEDLPEEEEEEEEEEDDEEEEEDDDDDDEEEDDDTFFTSTLAMKVLRKDSLAIKLSNRPSMRDLEDKNILPMQSDQERFEWRLQTATKLTRRLSQRPTAEELEQRNILKPRNDVEEQEEKREIKRHLSKKLSQRPTVEELREAKILIRFSDYVEVAEAQDYDRRADKPWTRLTAADKAAIRKELNEFKSTEMEVHESSRHFTRFHRP; from the exons ATGCGCTCCGATTCGCTGGTTCCAGGCACACACACGCCTCCCATTCGGCGGCGCAGCAAATTCGCCACACTGGGACGTCTGTTTAAGCCCTGGaaatggaggaagaagaagagtgaaAAGTTCAAGCAGACCTCAGCCG TGTTGGAGAGGAAAATGTCTACTCgccagagcagagaggagctcaTTAAGAAAGGAGTGCTCAAGGAGGTATATGAGAAAG AGGGCTCTTCCTCGGCTCTACTCCAGGAGGTGAAGATGGAGAACGGGCCTTCTCCGGTGCCCGACTCCAGCCCGTCAGAGTCTGAAGGTACTGAGTTGATGGAAGGAGCCACTGCGGCTGTAG GCTCTCTGAAGTTTCAGATGCTGAAAGAGGGTCCATGTCAACAGGACCAAGGCCAAAAACCCACAAAGAAGTCTCCCGTGTATGCGGCCGATGGCGCAGAGTCAACGCTCTCCAGACCTCCTACGCTACACAAACAACCTCCTGCTCCGCCCCCCAAGCCCTTCAACAGGCTACCGAATCACCTCGCAG ACGGTGCCCCGGTGAGGTTGCCGTGTATGTCTGCGaagctctctcctcctctacctccaaAGAAGCTAATGATCTCCATACCTGCAGGGAGCACGGAGCCCTCCTCGCTCGCCTTCCAGAAGTGCCCCCCTCCCAGCCACGCTCCAGTGGGCGGGCACTCCCTGCAGTACGGGGTGGTGGGgcttcccctccacccccccagtcGGATCATAGAGGAGCTCAACAAGACGCTCGCCCTCACCATGCAGAGGTTTGAGAG CTCCTTGATGCACGCGGTTCCCGCGGGGATGATCGACTGTAACAACGACAAAGAGAACCTCCCTGTGGGGGCCGACTACGAAGACCtgcctgaggaagaggaggaggaggaggaggaagaagatgacgaggaggaagaagaagacgacgatgatgacgatgaggaggaagatgatgataCATTCTTTACAA GCACACTGGCGATGAAGGTTCTACGAAAGGACTCTCTGGCCATCAAGCTGAGCAACCGTCCATCGATGAGGGATCTGGAGGACAAAAACATCCTGCCGATGCAGTCGGACCAGGAGAGATTTGAGTGGCGACTGCAAACCGCCACCAAGCTGACCAG GCGACTGAGTCAACGGCCGACAGCGGAGGAACTGGAGCAGAGGAACATACTCAAAC CTCGAAACGatgtggaggagcaggaggagaagagggagatcAAGAGACATCTGTCCAAGAAG CTCAGCCAGAGGCCCACAGTGGAGGAACTAAGGGAGGCGAAGATCCTCATCCGCTTCAGCGACTACGTGGAGGTCGCCGAGGCTCAGGACTACGACCGGAGAGCCGACAAGCCGTGGACTCGGCTAACAGCTGCTGATAAG GCTGCCATCAGGAAGGAGTTGAATGAGTTTAAGAGCACAGAGATGGAGGTGCATGAGTCGAGCCGGCATTTCACCAG GTTTCATCGACCATAA